The following are encoded in a window of Hemiscyllium ocellatum isolate sHemOce1 chromosome 35, sHemOce1.pat.X.cur, whole genome shotgun sequence genomic DNA:
- the LOC132832630 gene encoding beta-2-microglobulin-like, with product MTKEKWDSDESWNNYWETQLHGIFVEYLKRYLEAGKEYFRRKVQPEVFISRREPNRQDKPLTLSCLVTGFYPADIEVTWLRNGEVMSETQSPGVRPNHDGTHEIQKEIEINAGDEDQYSCQIEHSSLADAKLYNWEIPENSMVRSHLIPLIGLIAAMAAIFGIIIWKRPWRGSPSGTYTTAPS from the exons ATGACAAAAGAGAAATGGGATTCCGATGAATCCTGGAACAATTACTGGGAAACACAGCTGCATGGAATCTTTGTTGAGTATTTAAAGAGATATCTGGAAGCTGGAAAGGAATATTTCAGAAGGAAAG TTCAGCCTGAAGTGTTCATCTCCAGGAGGGAGCCCAATCGCCAGGACAAGCcgctcactctctcctgcctggTCACTGGGTTTTATCCTGCAGACATTGAGGTGACCTGGCTAAGGAATGGAGAGGTCATGTCTGAGACTCAATCCCCAGGGGTTCGACCGAACCACGATGGGACCCATGAGATCCAGAAAGAGATTGAGATCAATGCTGGGGATGAGGATCAATACTCCTGTCAAATTGAACACAGCAGCCTGGCAGACGCCAAGCTCTACAATTGGG AAATCCCAGAAAACAGTATGGTACGTTCCCATCTTATACCTTTGATTGGATTAATTGCTGCAATGGCTGCAATATTCGgaataatcatctggaaaaggCCCTGGAGAG gttcACCAAGTGGGACCTACACAACAGCTCCCA GTTGA